DNA sequence from the Leptospiraceae bacterium genome:
TAGAAATTCCCAGACCTCTTGATTTTTTAGTAGTTGTGAATGTTCTAACCTTCTTATTCAACATAGGAATGACTGTTTGGAATGGTAAAAAGCATACAACTACAGCTCTTGTACTTTATTTTGGTCTTTTGGCGGCCGCCCTTCTGTATTTACCGGGGATGATTTATTTCCATAACCATACCCTTGATTCCTTTTTTAGATGGTGGGTGGTTCACTTATGGGTAGAAGGTGTATGGGAACTTATCATGGGTTCTATCCTTGCCTATCTCTTGATTAAGCTTACCGGTGTTGATAGAGAAGTTATTGAAAAGTGGCTTTATGTGATCGTGGGTCTTACATTTCTTTCAGGAATATTAGGAACCGGTCACCATTACTATTATATCGGAACACCTTCTTATTGGTTATGGGTGGGAGGATTGTTCTCTGCTTTAGAACCTCTTGCATTTTTAGGAATGGCTCTGTTTGCCATTAACATGTACAGAAAAAGTGAAAGAACGCATCCGAACAAAATTTCCCTTTATTGGACAATTGGATGTGCCATCATGTCCTTTGTGGGTGCAGGATTTTTAGGTTTTGCTCATACTCTTCCTCAAGTAAACCTTTATACACACGGAACCCTGGTTACAGCTATGCACGGACATATGGCGTTCTGGGGAGCCTATGCCATGATGGTTCTGGCTATTATTTCCTATGCAATGCCACTTCTTACGGGGCGTAAACTCTGGAATAACATGTCCGGTTTACTTGCATTCTGGATTTCTAATATAGGCATGCTCGGAATGACAGGAGCCTTTGCGGTTGCGGGTATTGCCCAGGTTTACCTGGAACGAATACTGGGTCTGGATTTTCTTGCAGTTCAAAAAGAAGTGGAGGTTCACTTCGTAGGACTTTTACTGGCTGCGAGTCTGTTTACTATAGGAATAATCTTATATATTTATAATTTTATAAAATTTGGATTTCCTAATGATGAAACCCTGATTCCGGAAAACTCTCAGGATGACCTTGCCTACTTTTCCAAGCAGGGAGTATAAAAATGTCTTCTCACTCTCCATCGGTGTTTTACAAACCCACAGGTAAGGAAATTGAAATCTTCGAATCCTGCTTCAAAAACAAGTTACCCTTGCTTTTGAAAGGACCAACGGGTGCAGGAAAAACGAGATTCATTGAATACATGGCCTCGAAATTGCAATTAGAATTAATTACCGTTTCCTGTCATGAAGAAACTTCGGCAGTTGACTTACTGGGGAGACACCTGATAAAGGGTGCAGAAACAATATGGCAGGATGGCCCTCTCACGAGGGCTGTTCGAAATGGAGCAATTCTCTATTTAGATGAAATTGCTGAAGCCAGACCCGATGTAATTGTAGCCATACATCCTCTCACTGACCACAGAAGAGAGTTATTTTTAGACAGGTTAAACGAAACGATATATGCGAAAGATTCTTTTATGTTGATTGCTTCTTTTAATCCGGGTTATCAGCGTGGATGGAAGGAATTAAAGCCTTCAACCCGACAAAGATTTGTAAGTATTCAATTTTCCTATCCTTCCTTTGACCTGGAAAAAGAAATATTACAAAAAGAGTCCGGTATTGAAGATAGTATTGCAAAGCGACTGGTGCAAATTGCACATCGAATCAGAGCTTCCTATGACTTAAGCCTTTCTGAGACGGTATCTACACGACTGCTGGTGGATGCAGCGAAATTAATTGCTTCAGGAATTTCCCCACGTATGGCCTGCGAAGTGGCTATTGCCCAGCCTCTTTCGGATGATCCGGATACCATCTTTGCTCTGAGAGATATGATTTCTCTGGTGTTTTAGAGTATGGAAATTGATCAGTGGGTTTTTAAAAAACTTTACCACCCGATAAAAAACTTACTAGCCAAAAAAAAATCACCTGAACTAATTGAAAGAACGGTAGAGCTTTCCTCTCTTAAGCAAAGATTAAGTATTTTTGCCTGTCTCATAAGCGGTGAGACAATTCGTATACAGGAAGCCGAAAAAGAAGGTGGATACAGAGGAAACGTGTTTTATCTTCCGACTTCCTACTATCACGGCCCAAGCTTGAAGGACAATACGGACTTTTATATATTTCGAGTTTTGTATTTAACTTTTCAGAAAAAACTACAATTAAACTGGGAAAAAGAAGGAATCTATAATCGTACACATTCTTTACAAAAAGCTAAAAATGCTTTTCCTGGAGTATTAGAAGAAATTCATAAACATTTTCCGGAAACAAAAGAATGGATTCAGAATATCTGTAAACATGAGTCTACCTTTCAGGAACAATTATCCAATAAGACATTTCCTCTTTCCTATCTCCATGGAGTATTTATGAGTCCCGAAAAAAGAGAGGACTCAAGTTCTATGTCACTACGGGACTCAGATAGAAAACTTCAATCCTATTCAACCGAAAAAGAAGGAAAGCCTAAGGAAGAAGTCATTGTCTTAGAGGAAAATAAAGAAAAAACGCGAGAATATACCTTAAACCATAATTTTGAGAAGATAGAAACAGTAGAAGAATTCAAAGGTGACTGGAGAACTCTGGATGGAGAGGATGAGTTAGATACACATGAAGAGGCACTCAATGAATTAGACTTACGTCATTTAATACGGACGGAAGAATCCAGTTCCTCTCTGTATAAAAGTGATGTCCTTAGAGCCGACATTCCTCTTGAAGCAAAAGATGTAATTTATACTGAAAATCGTTTCTTGTATGATGAATGGAATTATAAGAAAAAAGGATATAGAAAGAACTATTGTTCGGTACTGGAATATCCTTTTACCCAAAAACATTCTTCCTATTATTCAGAATGTTTAAATAAGAATGCTTTAACTTTAAAGCAATTAAAAGAAAAGATGAATCGTCTCGCTAACCAACTTGAGAGTGTAAGACATCAAGAATATGGGGAAGAGTTGGACATGGATTCTCTTCTTGATTATACAGTTCAATTATTAAGTCATTCCAGTCCGAATGAAAGAGTATATGTATCAAAGCGCAAACAAAAGAGGGATATGTCTTTATTGCTATTGATTGATCTCAGTTTGTCTACTGATGGATATGTATCCAATAATCGCATCCTTGATGTAGAAAAGGAATCTGTAATCCTTTTGGGGGAACTTTGTAATGAATATGAAGATCGTTTCCGAATAGATTGCTTTTCCTCGAAAACTCGAAATGATTGCGAATACATTAATGTAAAATCTTTCTCGGACACCTGGGATTCCAAAAAACACTTTATTGGTGCTTTAGAACCCAGGGGCTATACGCGCATCGGTCCGGCCATTCGGCATGCAAAAAGTATATTAGAAAAAGAAGTTTCGCGTAAGAAATGGATACTTTTACTTTCTGACGGAAAACCGAATGATTATGACAGATATGAAGGTAAATATGGGATTGAAGATGTAAAAAAGGCGGTGCAGGAATGTGAAAAATCGAATATTCATCTTTTTGCCCTGGCCATAGAGAAATCGGCTAAAGATTACTTGCCACCGATGTTGGGAGAAGGTAGGTTCCAAATACTCAATCATCCCAAAAAACTGCCACAGGCCATGGCAGATATATATTCGAGGGTATTTCGTTAGAGTGCGAACCGTTGGTAGTTCAGCTATTTATAAATCCCATTTTAAAGACTCTTTAGTTTTTCAATCAAAGCATCCGGATTTTGTCCTAAGCCTTCCAGCCTGTACACGATTTCTCCTTTCGCATTTAAAAGACTTATCAAATTAGAATGAGAAAATGTTCCGTCTTCCATCTTTTTGTACTTCACTCCCAATACAGCTGCAATCTCGGCGATATCAGAAGCACTGGCATGAATCAAAGTCCAACGTTTCAAGTCAAATTTCATTTTGACTGCATACTCTTTTAATACATTCGGAGTATCTTTATCGGAATCAAAAGAAATAAGAACATATTTCACATCCTGAATAGAATCTTTTTCTAATTTTCTTTCAATGTTTTGCATATCAGCAACCAGGCGAGGACAGATATCTTTACAGGTCGAAAAGATCATGCTCACTAATACCTTAGAGTTTTTGAAATCGCTCAGGCTGATAGCTTCAGCGTTTTGATTTTTTAGTGATTTTCCTTCCAAATTATACACGGACTCTCCGCTAACTTTTCCGGATTCCATTTTGTGATGCTCATGATGAGCATGCTTTGAGTGATCCTGTTGCTCCTTGCAAGCATTCATAACAAGAAGCAAAATAATTAACATACTTTTTTTCATTCTTTCTTCTCCATAATTATTCAGTTATTATAGGCACATCGAAAGCCGAGGTTATTAACGGTATATTTGGCATCAAGACTGCTACGAAAGCCATATCTCATGAAAGCAGCGTAATCATTAAAATTGGAAGCACCGAGGCTTCCGCTTCCGCAAAATAAACCTTTATCGAGACTTGAATCCCCTCTCGAATCTCCCGTAACCATGGCCGTACTAAAATCTTCCACCCATTCCCAGATTAAACCGTGCA
Encoded proteins:
- a CDS encoding cbb3-type cytochrome c oxidase subunit I; translated protein: MKYRSQKIAYYFFAVCMLLLSLQLIYGFIMGFAHIGLDGLHDWIPFNAARATHTNLLVVWLLCGFMGAAHFIIPDEAGREIYSEKLAFLQLGSLVVVGVVAIIGFHLNWWEGRKFLEIPRPLDFLVVVNVLTFLFNIGMTVWNGKKHTTTALVLYFGLLAAALLYLPGMIYFHNHTLDSFFRWWVVHLWVEGVWELIMGSILAYLLIKLTGVDREVIEKWLYVIVGLTFLSGILGTGHHYYYIGTPSYWLWVGGLFSALEPLAFLGMALFAINMYRKSERTHPNKISLYWTIGCAIMSFVGAGFLGFAHTLPQVNLYTHGTLVTAMHGHMAFWGAYAMMVLAIISYAMPLLTGRKLWNNMSGLLAFWISNIGMLGMTGAFAVAGIAQVYLERILGLDFLAVQKEVEVHFVGLLLAASLFTIGIILYIYNFIKFGFPNDETLIPENSQDDLAYFSKQGV
- a CDS encoding CbbQ/NirQ/NorQ/GpvN family protein, with amino-acid sequence MSSHSPSVFYKPTGKEIEIFESCFKNKLPLLLKGPTGAGKTRFIEYMASKLQLELITVSCHEETSAVDLLGRHLIKGAETIWQDGPLTRAVRNGAILYLDEIAEARPDVIVAIHPLTDHRRELFLDRLNETIYAKDSFMLIASFNPGYQRGWKELKPSTRQRFVSIQFSYPSFDLEKEILQKESGIEDSIAKRLVQIAHRIRASYDLSLSETVSTRLLVDAAKLIASGISPRMACEVAIAQPLSDDPDTIFALRDMISLVF
- a CDS encoding VWA domain-containing protein, encoding MEIDQWVFKKLYHPIKNLLAKKKSPELIERTVELSSLKQRLSIFACLISGETIRIQEAEKEGGYRGNVFYLPTSYYHGPSLKDNTDFYIFRVLYLTFQKKLQLNWEKEGIYNRTHSLQKAKNAFPGVLEEIHKHFPETKEWIQNICKHESTFQEQLSNKTFPLSYLHGVFMSPEKREDSSSMSLRDSDRKLQSYSTEKEGKPKEEVIVLEENKEKTREYTLNHNFEKIETVEEFKGDWRTLDGEDELDTHEEALNELDLRHLIRTEESSSSLYKSDVLRADIPLEAKDVIYTENRFLYDEWNYKKKGYRKNYCSVLEYPFTQKHSSYYSECLNKNALTLKQLKEKMNRLANQLESVRHQEYGEELDMDSLLDYTVQLLSHSSPNERVYVSKRKQKRDMSLLLLIDLSLSTDGYVSNNRILDVEKESVILLGELCNEYEDRFRIDCFSSKTRNDCEYINVKSFSDTWDSKKHFIGALEPRGYTRIGPAIRHAKSILEKEVSRKKWILLLSDGKPNDYDRYEGKYGIEDVKKAVQECEKSNIHLFALAIEKSAKDYLPPMLGEGRFQILNHPKKLPQAMADIYSRVFR
- a CDS encoding SCO family protein, whose amino-acid sequence is MKKSMLIILLLVMNACKEQQDHSKHAHHEHHKMESGKVSGESVYNLEGKSLKNQNAEAISLSDFKNSKVLVSMIFSTCKDICPRLVADMQNIERKLEKDSIQDVKYVLISFDSDKDTPNVLKEYAVKMKFDLKRWTLIHASASDIAEIAAVLGVKYKKMEDGTFSHSNLISLLNAKGEIVYRLEGLGQNPDALIEKLKSL